GGCTCGGAAACACCTAAAGGGGTGCCGGGCAGCCGGGGCAGGCGATGGAGGAGAGCAGCGCTCGGAGTCCAAAGGGTGATGCTGCACATGGTGCATACCTGAGCAAACACTGCTGGAGAACCAGCGTGAACAAATTCATTTAGCACCGCCCTGCCCTTGGCTTGGAAGCTGGATCGGCCCCGTGTCAGCTATCGTGAAGGAGTGACAAAATGAAAGGTGTCCAAGAGGAAGGGACTGCGGGCTCACACGTGCCTCTTAAATATCACCTCCAGCTGCCACAGCCTTTCCTGACTTCCCCATGgcgctgggcactgcccaggctgtaACTGTGGTGCCTTCCCTGGAGGAGGGAATGGGCTAGGGAGGGAAAATGGGATAAGCCCTGTGATTGCAGGGGATAAAAATAAGGGGAAGCAGTATTAATGCAAAAGTGGAGAGAGAGGGGGGCTGCCCTCAGGAAAGGATGAAGGAAGGGCTGATGGCGATGGTGCAGAGCTGGTGGGATGCAGGCCCTCAAATGAAGCTGGTGAGCTTGGTCAGGCCCTGGCTGAGTCTCTTGGGGTGACCAGGGGCTGGACTCATAGCAGATGTCCATGGGAAATGGCAGAAACCCACTCTGGGCTTGGCTCAGgcccctctgcccagggggGCAGATAAAAATGATGCCAGGGCAGACACAATGCTGCGAAGATGCCCAGACCCAGGCCCCTAGGAACAGAGTGTTGGCAGCATCCCAATTTGGGATCTGGGAAGCGGCAGGGAGCGCTCAGAGGGGCAAGATGGGGTCTGATTCAGATCACAGTGGCCCCAGTCTCACGGCGGGGCGGCCATCCTTGACGGGCAGAGGAAACACGGGCGGGGAGGGGAGTGGGCAGACGGGACTGGGGTCCCCTCATacggcagcggcagcagcagagtCGAAATCCTCGGCGAGGCAGCCCGTGGGGGAGGCacccctccccacagcccacCCGGGGCAGCCTCCAGGACCCTCCCGTTGTCTCCCGGGCccccctcccgccgcccccatgccgcagccccgcgggcTCGGGCGGCCCGGGCGCGGagcgcggcgcggggggcgggcgggaggcggggcgggagggggcggcgggccGGGCTCCCCGGGGGAGGCACCGGAAGGCGCCCGGCGCTGATTCATTGCAATAAATTGTTCCCATCGCGGCGGGGCTCGGTCATCGCCGCCCGAGCAGCAGTCGGAGCGAGAGCCGGAGCCACCGCCGGGGAGCGAGGATGAAGATGCAAGCCGAGGTGATCCGCGAGGGCGAGCTGGAGAAGCGGAGCGAcagccttttccagctgtggaaGAAGAAGCTGGTGGTGCTGACCAAGGACAGCCTCAGTCTGTTCCCCGACGGGCACAAGCGGGCCAAGGGCAAGGAGCTGGGCTTCGGCTCCATCCTCAAGGTGGACTGCGTGGAGCGCACGGGCAAGTACATCTACTTCACCATCGTCACCAAAGACCGCAAGGAGATTGACTTTCGGTGTCCggaccagagctgctggaacGCCTCCATCACCATGGCCCTCATCGACTTCCAGAACAAGCGGGCCATCCAGGACTTCAAGAGCCGCCAGGAGATGGAGCAGGCGGCGGGCACCCAGGAGCGGCGGCTGGCCCGGGCGCCCtgagccccaggtgagcccGCCCGGCCCCTCGGCG
This region of Motacilla alba alba isolate MOTALB_02 chromosome 5, Motacilla_alba_V1.0_pri, whole genome shotgun sequence genomic DNA includes:
- the PHLDA2 gene encoding pleckstrin homology-like domain family A member 2, encoding MKMQAEVIREGELEKRSDSLFQLWKKKLVVLTKDSLSLFPDGHKRAKGKELGFGSILKVDCVERTGKYIYFTIVTKDRKEIDFRCPDQSCWNASITMALIDFQNKRAIQDFKSRQEMEQAAGTQERRLARAP